Genomic segment of Brachyhypopomus gauderio isolate BG-103 chromosome 10, BGAUD_0.2, whole genome shotgun sequence:
TGCCCCGTTACACTACCCATTAGTTATAGTCTTAGAAATTTTGTTTCTGAAATTCGTTTAATTTTAAACTGGCTTTTTGGCTTTACAGTGAAAGTTATCGTGTTTTATTGTGACAGAGGCTGTAGTTAAATATATCGTTACATAATCTATTCAAGCAAATTTCTCATGTCTAACTGAACTTGTTAGAATTTCGTACTGTTTTGATATTATTGTCACTTCAGCACCATACCAAGGAAATCTCGGTGGTCGTCAGTGTCTGTGGTGGGGGAGCTAAGCAAAACACAATACACTAAGTGTATCAGTTTGATCTCTGTTCTGTTATAATCATTACAGGAAATATCTTCATATCTCGTCATTTGGGcaaacaacatcaacaacaacaacaattcaAAAATTACCTAAAAAAGAACAACAAGAAGAAAAATAGCGATGTGGTACAGTGGACCACGGATTTGAATGTAGACCTTTTTGTATACGAAACTGCTACTATAAAGTGTTGTTGAAATAGCAAATGCGGTTGTTCAGTGGACATAAAAGTTTACTGACGATGCAGTGCGAACGTTGTTGTTGTACACTGTGAATATATTTTCAAGGCTTTTTTTAGGTTATTCGCAACTGTGTTTATATAGAAAATGAGTAGTTCTGGCGTCTGTGTCATTCTATATCTTTATTTTTTATGCAAAGACATTGTTCTGTCAAATTGTTTTATTCCGTCACGGAGGAGGTCATCAAGGGGACGTATGAACTCTTCAGGACCATGGTCAGGGACAACTGTCTCAGTTTGTCACCTTTAGTGtgcaagtctctctctctcttattataTATATTCACATTATAATCACATtatatctcattatatatagtcacattattattattattattattattattattattattattattattattattattattattattattattttaagtaGCAGTAGAAAAAGAATAAAACCAATAGgacaatattttaatatttccgTTGATCTGTCACGCGAGGTCGCTGTAGACCATGACTTTGAAGGAGGCCCATTTATGCGGGACTCCACCTTTAAAGTGTCAGCGCAGTAGGAAATAGGATTGTTCAGTGGAGAGAAAGATTTACTCAAGATACGAAGGTGCCCCGTTATGAAAAGACTGCATTTTACTACCACGTCTGAAACAATATTAGCAAATATCCTGTTGCAGTGATGTATGTCTGGGGTTTGTTAgcggtcaagtatattttttatatttgtttatgGAAAACATCGCTGAGTCAAATTGTTTATTCCGTTACTGAAGAGGTGAACAAGGGAACAGTTGTCGGAAATATCGCCAAAGACCTCAAGATCGGCGTTAATGAACTCGAGTCTCGTACGTTTCAGATTGTTTCTGGATCTAACAAGAAGTATTTCGACGTTAATTTAAAAACAGGTGCGCTGTTCGTGAACGAAAGAATCGACCGGGAGGAGCTTTGCGAAGGCAGTCAAAGATGCGTTGTGAACGTAGAGGCCCTCGCTCAAAACCCGCACGGACTGTATCGGATTGAAGTAAACATTTTGGACGTTAACGATAACGCTCCGCATTTTCTGGATACCTCTTTGATTATCAACATTTATGAGGACGCAAGTCCAGGTGACAGATTTCATCTACCAGTGGCTGATGATGTTGATGTTGGCATTAATTCGGTAAAAGACTACAGACTGAGTAATAATGAATATTTTGCTGTCGATGTGCAGAGTGGAGAACCGACAGTGTTTATAGAGCTAGTTCTACATAAGGCcttagacagagagaaacagtcaGTCATTAATCTAGTTCTTACTGCCCTAGATGGTGGAAAACCTCCAAAAACAGGAACGTCGCAAATTACCATAAATGTAATAGATGTAAATGATAATAAGCCAGTTTTCAGTAAATCTCTATATAAGTTAAAGATTAAAGAAAATGTATCAATAGGCACTAAAATTATGTCTCTTACAGCCACTGATTTAGATGAAGGAACAAACAGTGAAATTATTTACTCATTTATTGGACGGTCAAATTCCAAAACAGATGGTTTATTTTCTGTCATTCCTGAAACAGGAGACATTGTAGTGAAAAGCCAGATAGATCATGAAGAAACCCCTGCTATTGAATTGAGAGTTCAGGCCCAAGATAAAGGCAGTCCTCCTAAGAGTGCCCAGTGTAAGGTTTTAGTGGAAGTACTAGATGAGAATGACAACGCTCCAGAGATTATAATGACTCCACTTCTGGACAGTGTGAAGGAAGACACCAAACATGGGACTGCTGTTGCTTTAGTTAAAGTCTCCGATAGAGATGGAGGCAAAAATGGCCTTGTTCATTGTTCTATTAAAAGCTCTTTTCCTTTTAAACTGGAGTCCTCATATAACAACCATTACTCACTAGTAGTGGATGGTCCTCTGGACAGAGAGAGCATTTCTGAATACAGCATCAGTATTTCAGCCAGTGATGAAGGAACTCCGCCCCTTTCCAGTCACAGTGTACTGACTGTTCAGGTGTCTGATGTTAATGATAATGCACCACAGTTTTCAGCACCCATAGCTGTGGCGTATCTAAAAGAGAATGGGCAAGTTGGGAGTCATGTGACCAAAGTGGTGTCACATGATCCAGACGATGGAGTGAATGCTGAACTTTCCTACTCAATAGTAGAGAACACCCACATGGACATTCCCATCTCAACTATGTTTCATATCAACTCTTTAAATGGGGAAATAGTAACTCTGCACTCATTTAATTATGAGACAGCAAAAAGATTTCAGTTCCAAGTTCAGGCAACTGACTCTGGCGTTCCCCCTCTGAGTGGAAATGTGACTGTTAATGTGTTTATCCTGGACGAGAATGATAACAGCCCAGTTATTCTGCCGCCTTAttctgatcctggatcagtcaACACTGAGCACATTCCCTACTCTGCTGATGTGGGCTACTTTGTGGCTAAAATCAGAGCTGTAGATACAGATTCTGGTTATAACGCCCTGCTGTCTTACCACATAACTGAACACAAGGGCACTAATCTCTTCCGCATTGGaaccagcactggagaaataagGACTAAGAGACGAATGAGTGACAACGACCTAAAGACTCATCCACTTCTAATTTCCGTCTGTGACCATGGAGAACCGTCTCTGTCGGCGACCGTCTCTATGGATGTGGTGGTGACTGAAAGTCTTGACACTGTGCAGCCGTCACTAAGACACATGCCAGTTAAAGAGGAGGGATTCTCCGATCTGAATCTGTATCTGCTCATCGCTATAGTCTCAGTATCAGTGATATTTCTACTGAGCCTCATGGGTTTAATAGCAGCTAAATGCTACGGGACAGACGGCAGTTTCAGCGGGTACAGCGCTCCAGTGGTCACTACACACCCTGACGGGAGTTGGTCTTACTCTAAATCCACTCAGCAGTATGACGTGTGTTTTAGCTCAGACACACTGAAGAGTGACGTAGTGGTTTTCCCGTCACCGTTTCCACCAGCAGACGCAGAACTGATCAGCATTAACGAAGGAGACACTTTTACTCGCACACAAACTCTTCCTAGTACCGGGAAGGTAAGATGATTAGTTATTCTTTCTTTGTTAGATTCTAGCAGATTTTCATTGGGTTTTGATATCCTCCATTTTTCTGACTTTGGTGATTGAATGTAGTACTTTACGTTTTATAGTAGTTTTTTTTGTTACTCTATTGGGTCTTTGATTATGGCTGCTATTCTGTTCCACAGTTCATGTCTTTTTAGTATTGTGGTTGATTAATTGGAATTTCAacatgtttgctttttaaaggagcaattatttatatatatccaTTATTCCCTTTATACATACATGATT
This window contains:
- the LOC143525421 gene encoding protocadherin alpha-2-like isoform X6, with product MYVWGLLAVKYIFYICLWKTSLSQIVYSVTEEVNKGTVVGNIAKDLKIGVNELESRTFQIVSGSNKKYFDVNLKTGALFVNERIDREELCEGSQRCVVNVEALAQNPHGLYRIEVNILDVNDNAPHFLDTSLIINIYEDASPGDRFHLPVADDVDVGINSVKDYRLSNNEYFAVDVQSGEPTVFIELVLHKALDREKQSVINLVLTALDGGKPPKTGTSQITINVIDVNDNKPVFSKSLYKLKIKENVSIGTKIMSLTATDLDEGTNSEIIYSFIGRSNSKTDGLFSVIPETGDIVVKSQIDHEETPAIELRVQAQDKGSPPKSAQCKVLVEVLDENDNAPEIIMTPLLDSVKEDTKHGTAVALVKVSDRDGGKNGLVHCSIKSSFPFKLESSYNNHYSLVVDGPLDRESISEYSISISASDEGTPPLSSHSVLTVQVSDVNDNAPQFSAPIAVAYLKENGQVGSHVTKVVSHDPDDGVNAELSYSIVENTHMDIPISTMFHINSLNGEIVTLHSFNYETAKRFQFQVQATDSGVPPLSGNVTVNVFILDENDNSPVILPPYSDPGSVNTEHIPYSADVGYFVAKIRAVDTDSGYNALLSYHITEHKGTNLFRIGTSTGEIRTKRRMSDNDLKTHPLLISVCDHGEPSLSATVSMDVVVTESLDTVQPSLRHMPVKEEGFSDLNLYLLIAIVSVSVIFLLSLMGLIAAKCYGTDGSFSGYSAPVVTTHPDGSWSYSKSTQQYDVCFSSDTLKSDVVVFPSPFPPADAELISINEGDTFTRTQTLPSTGKPKGPNADWRYSASLRAGVQSSVHMEEASAVMQGAQGVLVQNWPTVSSAADGEAEGQLSPPVGAGINSNSWSFRYGAGPGYGPPQALKPGEIPPEAFIIPGSPAIISIRQDPGAVDDKGDFITFGKKEEAKKKKKKKKEKKEKKEKGKDEGEE